CCGATTCCGATACTccgctacggagtactactgcCTGGCCCAACGAGATTGTTCATGGAAGCTGCGACTGCGCCTTGtgatgtgtgtgtgtgtgtgtgtgccaCCTACCCACCCAGCCCGAAGGGCAAGAAAGGCTAGTCCGCACCTGCCCATCCCCGGGGTCCTCTTTTTTCCCACCACGTTCATGTCAGCAGCTTCGACTCTTGCGTACTCCGTTCCCGTAGTATGTAATCCTCGCCTCGCGCATCTCGAATGCTGAGTCAGAATATCCCATCCAAGCAATGCAGCAACCATCGAGTTCTGGGAATCAAGGTAAGTCAGCAAGATCATCTTTCCCCCTCTGTCTTGCGCACGACCGCTGTGCCTCTTTTTTGGACGTGTGTGAGCACTTGCACGCCCGCCAACTGCATGGTTTCATTCCTGCCCGAGGCTTTGTCGGAATTGCATCACCTTTTCCGCCGTCGCGCGAGCTGCCGTGTGCTCCTTGGCCGAGGCTCGCCGTCTCAGTCAAgtgacgagcagcagcttgggGCTTCGCACGCCCATTTGCTATTTGCTTGGTGCTGCAGCCTCTGGGCAACAGCCATACTCAATTGCTGCGTTTTGACTTTTATTTGGAACGCCAGCACGGCTGTTGCCTTGCTTGGTCGGCTAGGCTCTTCCAAGTGCCAGACTTCGTGGGAGGGTTTATGGGAGAAAGAGACCGAAGCAGACCTTGCTAACACGGATTGGCCTTCCTCCGAGCAGAGCAGCACTTGCGCGCACAACTGGAGCTCCTGCAGAGTCACGACGCCGAAACTTCGACAGCTTCAGGCTCGTGCGACTCGAGAAGCGCTCTTTCGCACTCTCCGCCGGCGCGAACGGCGAATGGATACGAGGAGTTGGCCGCTGCCTCACACGAAGCTGCTCGCGCCTTGAGCAAGACTCAAGCCGAGTCGCATATTCACCCAGATCTCCGAGCTACTCCAGGCCACCCATCCAACATGATGCCCATGGGGCCTCCTTCTGGACATAGCCCTGGTGGCAGTCCATCCGGTCCGCCCAATGCTTCCATAGCCCCAgccccgtcgtcgtcggctccCGAACCTGGCGCTGCCGGCGACGGAAGAAAAGCAAAGCGTGAGCTTTCTCAGTCGAAGCGTGCGGCGCAAAACAGAGCTGCGCAGGTAGgttttgtcttcttctgaTTTGACTTTGGATCCCAGACACCGTATATGCACCAACCAACAAGTTTTTTGGTGGATAGCAGCTAATGTGGTATATAAAGAGAGCATTCAGGCAGCGCAAGGAGGGCTATATCAAGAAGCTTGAGCAGCAGGTGCGAGATTACGCCGAGATGGAACAAACGTATAAAGTCGTGCAGGCCGAAAACTACGCCCTGCGTGAGTACGTTATCCATCTTCAATCGAGGCTCATTGATACCCAAGGAGAGTatccgcctccgccgcccaaTGTGAATCTTTCCCAGtcctccgccgcccagcCTCCTCCTGCAAGTGCACCAGAGCCAGCGCCAAACCCTGGAGTTGGAACGCCACTTGAAGCTGTTGCCCAGGCCGTAGCTGGTCTTGCTGCCCAGGAGCAATTGGCCGAATCCCAAGGGCGATACCCCAGCCCCGAATATAAGCCTGAGCCACGCGATGAAGATAGTCGCACAGTCGACGAAATCAACAGACAACTTCACCAACAGAGCGAAGAAAACCCTGGTCGACCGGCAGATGTGTAGTATGAACTACGGTTGTGAACGGGACCCATTCCTAATGGACTTCTTGAGGCTGTCAGCCTTTTTTTACGGAGGCGTTGTGGGATACCTGTTCTGGATGCTAAACCCCTTCCTTACTTGATTCACCATGGCGTTATTGGAGTTGGGCGACGTGATATGAAGCTGGAACTTGATGGCTGCGATGGCTATGTGAATTCGCTGTCAGTTGGTGGTTATCAAACCCAACAGGAGAGCAAGGCTCAAGAGAAACTTGTACAGCGGGTTGGTGTTGAACATATTTATCTTGCTTGAAAGGGAGTGTTGTGGAATAGTCTATCATTGCTGGCTAGATGATGGGAGGAAGATGTTCCCCTGGTCGCTGAACCCGAAGTTTTCTATCGAGAACCTCACCATCTCCCCTATTAGGCTTCCTAGACGCCGCGATGGAACCTCTTTACATTTCTAAGTGCCATTCTTATTTCTTGATTGGTGATTCTAGTCATGTTTGTGTGGATTATTTTCTCTATTCAGTACCTAACGATTCCCCATAAATAGAATACATGACACTGAAAGCCAGCCGCATCTTGACTCCGATACCCTTCGCCGATAACAAAACCATTTAAGCATACGAGTTGCCCATATCATGCTCCTATGTTTCCACGTtagccaaaaaaaaaggtcccTGCCTCATTGCACAAAGACAGGCGCAATAAAAAACGTACCTTGATATATTCTGGTCCCTTTTCGCGATACTCCTCCCTCGTAATGGTGGCTGCCTTCCACGCTGGCGTCCCTGCCCAACCCGCCGCGCCCTTCCATGCATCCAGCAAGGCATCCTGCGCTCGACGCACCTTCAACTCCGAGTCAGCAGGCAGCAGCGCCCTCAGCCCTTCGCGAACTCGCTCGTCAAAGTTCTGGAACACGGTGTTCCCACCCGTGAGGAAGATGTCCTTTAGGAGTGCGTCGCGGTCAGGCATCCCGCTCAGGCGCTGGTTCAGCATGTCCCCTGCGATTTCAATAATGCCCGCCTGGTCGACGCCTGCTATGGACGGGCGGAACACAATCTCCGGGACGCGGATGCGCTCCACGTTGAGATGGATTTGGCTGAGCTGTGCCTGGGAGGCTGGGTCAAAGGGCCGCGGGCCGCGTGCGAATGCGTGCAGGAGGGACTTGGACCAGTCTGATTGTGCTTCCTGAGTTTGCTCGTAGTCAAAGTCTGGATCGTACTGGAGGAGCTCCTGCTCGAGGTTCTTGAGGTTGGTGGCgaggtcttcttcttcctgttCGTCTTCGCTGTTCTCGCCGACGGCGATTTGGCGATATACGCcccagtcgtcgtcgttggcgccAAAGTCATCGTCGTCTCCGCCGCGGCGACGCTTCTTGGTGGGGTTGTCGGATGCgaggttggcgatgctctTCATGCGGATCTGAGAGGCGAGAGACTTGCGGTTGCCTAGGTCGGCTTTGAGGCGGTCGCGCTCCTTGATCTTTTGGAGGGTCCGGAGACGAGCTTGGCGCTTCTCTTCGAGCCAGTTGTCGAGATCATTTTCCCGGCGTTCCTTGTCGAGACGCTCCTCCTCAGCGACTCGTGCCTTTTCAGCTTCCTTTTCAGCTTTGGCACGTGCCCGAGCGTCGTGGTTGGATTTCATGAGTCGCTGTTGGCGCTTCTGCTTGATTTGCGCCTCGTCGAGCTGGTCGTCGGGGACGTCAAGGAGGTCAAAGTTGGGCTGCTCCTGGTCTTCTTCAgggtcgccgccgacgtcctTTGTGCGCGCCTTCTTGATGGACTTTTCCAGTTCCTTGACGATTTTGTCGAGTTGGTTTTCATCCTTGATCTCGTGGCTGTCTAGCTGACGGCGGATTTCCTTCTTGGTTTCGTCAACGAGCTTGGCTTGGAGATTCTTGTAGTACTCGAGATCTTGttccttcttcatcagcTTTTCCAGTCGCATCTTGGCGGCCTGTTGTTGTAACCGACGACCACTCTCCTTTTTACGCTCCGCTATCCTAGCAAGTTCCTCCTCGGTTTTTTGAACAACAACTTCCTCCGTGTAGGGGTACTGAATGACGACGTCTCTGTCTTCTAGACCTGTCCAGTCTAGGTAGCTTGTGATTTCTTCATCGTAATTCTTTGACACGTAAAAGTGGTCTCTAATCATGTGCTCAGCCTGTGAGACGTTTAGTTTGGCGTTGAAGGCTGGGTATTTTAAGCGGATGAGTTTGAGGAGATATTCGGCGCCATGGTATCCTCCCCAGTTGAGCCGTATTGCCTGTCCGAGCATCGCTTTCGCGTTGTATACTGGGATTATGTGCGTTGAAGTGTAGGATGATGAGACCACGAGGCCTGTGTTGCCCTTGTTTTGTCGATACGAAAAGAGAGAGTCAATGCCGTACGCCAGCGATGGTGCACCGTAGCATTCGAAGATGATTTCAGTCATTGCTGGACGGCCCTTGTTAGCTGTCAAGTTCTCGTGAAGGGTGCAGTGAGTTTGACAAACATTTTCTTGAATATGGCAAGTTGGCGACTGCCTCTGTCATGACGATGGGGACGTCTACTCCGTCGCTTGATTCGTTCAGTCCCAGTTTGAGAAACACATAGTCGAGAACATGCTCCATGACGTCCCAGTTGCTCACGATGCCAGTGCCCGCTTCGAATGCCCCCCGGATATGGCCTCGAGCTGTCGTGTCGGCATAGCAGTCGGACCCGGCGAATGAGAAAGTCTTGCCAAGCTTGCGGTCGCGATACTTGGACATTATCGGGGGTATGCTGAATCGCGGTGCCGACTCGAATGACCACCCGGCGCGAATGGCTGAAGACCCTGCGACCATAGGTGTTAACTCGACTATGTCTTGACGGTCTGACCTGCAGATTCATCATTCATCTCACTCACCATTGTCAATCACGATGGCAGCATTGCCCTTGTGTTGCTCAAACGCCTTCTTGTATCCATCAGCCTGAGGCTCAATGTACTTTTCGAAGCGAGTCTCTTTGACGGGGAAGATGTTGGCAGGAGGATACGCCTTCCCGTCCGGCCGTGGTTGCTTTGGGTCGTCTATCGCAGAGGGAGCCATGGCGTCTTTGTGTCGCAAAGCTTCAGTCGGAATCACCAGGTAGCTGCAGTAATCATGTTGAGGGTCAGCGTATCCGGCCGGTGTGGCGAATAGGGCGCCTGCGGTGATGCACTTGGCTTGCGTGACCGGCAATTGATGGGCGAGCAAAGGAATTCGAGTGTTGACGGCACCTCTGGGAGGTCAAAAGAAACCAAAAGGGCCAATGCGAGGCTACGAGGCTGATGACGGGAGAGGCTCTCTTCTTGGTGGGTCTCGCACTATCACGCCCCTGCAAGTCACTGGTCTTGGGTCGAAGGTGAGCGGCATAGAGTGTGAAGCTTAATAAGTGTGTGTTTACGCGTTGTTCactattttactttttatttttatttttacaCTTTGATGTGGAAATTTGGGGTGAAATCAGAATTGTATAGATATATATTGCGTTCGCTGTCATCACATCATCTAGCCTATGATTCTGCCTGGCGCTTTCCAAGCTTTGGTCCTTCATGCATTTGCCCATACTATTGCTATGACGGCGGTTTGAGGTTGTCCGTAGCTGATGTACGAGTTAACACGTGTTTTCAAAACGTGCGGCACGGATACTCACCTTCCAGATGGAAAAGAACATTTGATTGATAATTTTTAAACATTTGCGCCACCAACTCGACGTTCATGTTTTGAATATTGATTTCCTGGCTACCGTGTGAATTCACACGCTCTCTATTCCTCATGGTTGTTTGGGGACGTTGTATTTACCTGAAGGCTCTTATTCATGACGATGACTGCTTCATTTAATTTTTCCTAGTCGATAATTAGCCTAGGTAGCGCATGTCGCGTATGAACGACGAGCTGTAGCGTACCACGTTGGTCACGATGCGGGACAGCAGCAAGTTCTGTTGGTGCTCATGCGGGCTTTCCTGTATTCAAGATGAGTAAGACCATGGACAGGAATAGATGAGTATCAGAGAAGAAAATCTTACCATCTTTGTAATTCCTCTCAGCAATGTTATGGACTTTGCATGCACACTGTTTCCAACAATAGATGTTAGCATGGTGGAGGTGGACAGTGACCACATTAAGATGCGGTGAGACGCGGCAGAACTGCGACAGCATGCAACTCGAACTTGGCCTCATCACTTCTTAGCCCATCCAGACCACAACTGTGATCAAGCATTTGCAATCGTCTCAAATGTAGGGGTCACACACGCTTCACCCCCAGACAAGCCTGCCCACCTCATCACATTTCTCAACGCTCCTCAACATGGCTACCGCCACTCCCACTGAAGCCCAAatccagcaccagcagcttaTCGAGCAGCTCGACATCCATTCCATCCACAAGACCTTCCGAAACCAGCACTGGAAGCCCAACCAACGCCGAAACAAGAACCTCAAGGCCATTGTAGGCGATGCCTCTAGAAGAGAAGCGTCCGCTCTGGCGACCCCTCAGGAGGGAAGCGGGAATGCCACGCCCGCAAGAGACGATGGCTTGTCCACAAGCGGAACCTCTACACCTGCGACCACCAACGGCCGAGACCAGGCTCCTAATCTTGCTCAAGCATCACGGAGCCTTTCAAAGCTGGTACTTGAAAAGAGTTTGAAGCCACCGGGTGCGATTGCTTctgcgccgacggcgacatATACCAATATTGAATCAGCACCGTCATTGGCTCATTCCAAGCACTATTGCGATGTCACGGGCTTGCCTGCACCGTATATCGACCCCAAGACCCGAATGAGATATCATAACAAAGAGATCTTTGCTTTGATTCGGTCCCTGCCACAGACTTCTGCTGAACAGTTTCTTGAGGCTCGTGGTGCACATACCGTTCTGAAGTGAGCAATATACTAACTAGTACGGACCGATACACACACTATGGCGACTGGGCTAGTTTAAGTTGGGGGTTGTCAGGGGAGTTCATAAGTTGCATTGGAGACAGGCTAGGCCAAACCATGGCCAGATCATAAACTACAACAGGACATCTCGATAGGACAATGTCCGACCAACAAAGTCAAGCTTCAACTATGCATCCCCGGCCTTTCAGCCGGGGATGGCAAATGACGCTCCGGCTTAATCGTGATCGAGTTTTGCTCTCTGCCCGAGCTATGAAAGCCGACAAAGTACCGAGAATGCATGGAGGCGAGCAATCTCAGTTGCCAAAGCTAAAGAGCTTGGCTGTCGGGGCAATGTGTACTAGTAGTGAAGCCAGTTTTGTAGAAAATATTTGTCCAAGACTGCCAATGTTTTCAAAGTCCTGTGTCGATTCTGCAGTGCGTGATCTGAATCCACTGATACAATACCGAACTTCGCACACAGGGTCGGAAAAAGAACATGTATCATTATGAACACCGGCTGGCAAGCCACAGGTGGTCATGCTTGGAAAGTCACTTAGCTTTCCGTGCGAACATGTATCCATAATTAGCCCAGTCACGACAGAAAAAGGTGCACAAGTCCCAGGAAACAAGGGCTTCAACTGTTGGAAATCAAGGTATCAGACAACGAAGGTTGAAGGAATCAGTCCTAGGTCCTTCCAGCCTCGAAATTTATCTCGCCAGCAAAAAATGGACAGTGGGTCGCTCTCATTCCCCCAATCGCGCTAAACCATGTTTGTCGCACCCTCTCCCTACACCTCAGGAAAGCCCGTGCCTGACCCCAATAGCTGGAGACCCCGAACGCCATGCTGTCCATTCGTACCCATCAAGAAGAACCACATGCAATCTTAGAAgggaaaggaagaaaaaaaaaaagattcCCCTTTTCACACGAATCCTCATTAAAGCGCTTGCCTCGAGACCACATTCTCCATCCGAAATATCCACCAAAATCTAAAGTCCCTAAAAACGAACTGGGAAAATAAACCGCCGACCATGTCGATGTGGATGTCCGACTCCCAAAGTATGTACACGACCATGGAACCCCCTGGCACACGCGACACAGCAAGCTGGCGTCGCAAAGTGCACAACTCGGCGATGGACTAGCCAGAGCTGAACATGGAAGATGGGCGCTGACAATGTCTACAGAAATAGGGGTGGTCTTCTGCTCCGGCGGTACGTGTGCGGCGTCCACTCTCGTGCGCAAATGCCGAGCATTCGACAGCTAACCTGTTCCACAGGAGGCCTGTTCCTCATCGGAGGAGTAATGCTCTTCTTTGATCGCGCCATGTACGTATCTCCCTTGTCCAACCCTCACGATGGTATCTAATCGGCAAGCAGGCTTGCCATGGGAAATGTACGACACCCCTCTCGCCCCCCCGAAAGACGCAGGCGACTTGCTCTCTTTTTCGAATAAGGGGAAAAAGTCGAGCAAAAGCTGATACAATGTGTAGATCCTTTTCCTCATCGGCCTGACAATCATCATCGGCCCCCAGAAGACGCTCCTCTTCTTCGCGCGCAAACAAAAGGCCAAAGGCACAGCAGCCTTCTTTGCAGGTCTGACGATGATCTTGATGCGCTGGACTTTTATCGGCTTTTTAGTCGAGGCGTACGGAATAGTTATCCTGTTTGGAGATTTCTTGGGCACGATTGCCGGCTTTGCGAGGGGAATACCCGTTGTTGGGCCGTATATTGGCATGGTTGTCGATAGGATAGGACTGGGACGCCGAAATGCAGAGTTGCCGGTTTGAAAAAGGACCGCAACGGAATTAAAAGTCTGGTTCTGCGACCCGATACGAATGCGTTTTTGAACATTGTCAACATGCTAGTGGAATTTGGTGAGAAATGAAGGATCTATAATGGAGTACGTGTATGTGTTGCGGGAGTAAgggattttttttcaagACTCCGTGCTTTTTGACTGGGCATAGATTCATCTCCCAAGGTGGGAGGGACAAACGCAGGGACGGATCCGGCGTATTCGAATTCCGGGCGTAGAGGTGTGGAAAAGTCAAAGGAAATTCTGTATCATATTGCATAGCAGAGGGTGGATGAGGGAATGTACCAACCAACGTCGGTAGCCGGTCTATGGTCAACGGCGCAAAAGCTACTATTGGCAGATTTGAACATTGTTATGTTGGTTTCTTGCAAATGTGATCTGGGTTGGCTCTAGCATCCCGGCAATGGCGAGTAGGGGTTTCCGCGTTGATGCGAGATATGCTGTCTAGTTTCCTGGTTTCAATACCTGCCAAATATACTTCGTCACAGGTCATGTTGACGAAAAGTAACAACTTGTAGTAACAGACGGCCGGTTGAGTTTAATAGACTCCTAATCTTCATATGTTCGTAACATCTTGCCATGTCGACTTGTTTTGTGTAGCTTCATCTCGTCATACATCTCCTTCCCACCTCTAGTATCCCTGACCAATAAGGTAGTCAGCCAGTCCTTCGACAGTCGAGCTAGCATTGCCGGCGACTCCAGTCTCGCCGTGGTGGCCAACAACAATAGCctgcttggtcttggcgaTGGCAACACCCAATCGACCCTGTCCGCAGAAGCAAAACCCAAACTATGTTAGCTTTCAGGACATGGGGGAAAATGTCAAGAAGCTTCCCGTACCTGTCTGGCGTAGATACTCCGACCATCGGCTCGGGCCATGACGTATCGGCTGCCGGCAATGTAGAGACCTTCCGCGAAGGCTttgtccttggcggcggcgtcgccGCTGACAATAGCAGAAATGGCCTTCATCTCTTCGGGCTTAAGCTATTACCGTTGAGAGCCCAGAGAGTATCAGTCAGCAGTCTGTTTGGACATCCATGAGCGACACCCGCTGCTGTTTGTGGGGCATCGTCTAAGAGGGGAGAGGCGGTATTTGattttgaaaaaaaaaattaaaaaattaaaaaatttacCTGGAAGTCGGTCGAAGCCGCCCAGGCGCTGTCGCCGGCTGCGCTGACAATGGCGCCCTTGTCAATGTGACCGGTAGCCACAAGGCtgggcaaggccaagagtCAGCTTTTTTCTACTATATCATCGggagcgaggacgaggggCCGGAGATGGAGGGCGCAGGTCTACCTGGTGTCGACATAAGCTGCACGGCCGAGGGTTAGTCAACGATGATGCAGTTGCGGTGATAGGAGGGGGTTGTTGACTGGGAGCGGTGGGATGGTCGGTACCTTGCCACGACATGGTGAGGGCTTCTGGGAGCTGGAGATGCAGAAACGAACAAAGCGAATGCGGAGATTAAACAAAAGTATTAGGTGCCGCAGCTGAGCAGTAGGTTGCGCCGGCAGCAATGCAAGAACGGGTATGAAGGTCAAAGGTCCAAGTTTGTTTGTGTGATGGAGTCGGTCGAGCCCGTTGCTTGTGCCCCTCCTGTCCCGGCGCGTGTCTTTTGTCCGTCTTGCTCATCCGAGATTAAACACCAGCCAATGTCTGTGGCCGTTCCCCGCTGTGATTTTTCCAACGAGGGGTACTTTGTTGACTTGagctgacatctggaaccCCCACCATGATGTGATGATGCAAGTGCTCACCTTTTGATGTCACGCAGTGTCAAGCGACGTCTTTCATGTTTCTGCCGCCAGCCCTTCAGCTGTAGGCACTGCACATGCAAGTCATTGTCGTCCCCTTTCGAAGCGGCCTTCATCCCCGTCTGCAGACCCGAATGCATGGCCAATTCGGGCATGCGAAGCTGGCATGGTGACAAAAGCCGACCGCACCAACGCAACATAAGTATGTACGGTACAGTCCCGGCAATGTGCCTAAGAACATCTAGCCATCCCCATGTGTACTACAGGAGAATAATGTCTGATGTTATCGCCCGCAATCAGTCGTTCCCCTTTGGGATAGCCACGCTGTTGCTCCCCCTCTCCTGGTGCTAACAGACGATGACGTCTCAACTCCATGGTCGTGGCGTGGTAACCTAAAGTACTTAAGCATGGTACTTAATGCACCCAGATGTCTGTACTTGGGGGTTGGCAAGTTGGGCGCACAACTTCTTTGCCACTCTCGTTTGCTAAAGGCTCAATGCATTCGATTCATATCGCTACAGCTCCAATGCAAGCACCTAGGTGTCTTTCCTCGTCTGAGACCATTTAATTATGCACTAGAGTTTCTTTGTCTTTATTTCACACGTCTTTTCATTCTTCCtctatttatttatatcccTTGCTCAATTTCGAGTCTATTCGCATGCCACCGAGAGAATTCTCCTTACTTATATTCCAACTGTCGTCAATGAACAGGCCCAACTTCAAAGACCCCAGCAATTGTTGGGCGGCTTTTAACATGTACGCATCTTATTCGGAATGGGCGCCAGACTAGGCAATTTCTGTCAGCATGGTAAAAAGAGAAGGGAAAGAGGTTCATCTGCCGATCCTATGGCCGCATCGTGGAGGACGAGGCTCCCGACAAACGCTGGTTATGAGAAGCTGACCATGCACAATTAGCCGCATTAAACACCAAGGAGGTGGCAATCTCCCGCATGTTATTGCCATGTAGAGTGGCAATACTTGGCAAGTTGCCCACGATAATAAAAAAATGGGGTCGCGGAAATGTATTTGGAAATTCCACATCCGCCTACTTCCGTAGGGAGCTCCAGTGACAGGCTCGGTGCCAGCAATTGAGCCCCGAAGTCTCCTTTGACTCCTACGTCAATGCATTTCAGCTCCTGTATGTGTACGGACACGGAGTGCGCTCTGACCCCAATTCTCCGACTGTGTTTCAGAGCCGTTAGCCCAGAACAAATTCTCTCCGAGCCTGGTGCATGTCACCAGTGTCTTTGTATGTACACCTTGAACCCGAGTCCGAAGAGAGTCATAAATATTGTTGTCGAGAGTTAGCCCGACTAGGCTTTGGCTCAAAAGCAGTCAGTAGCGCAACCGCGTTGAAATACGGTATCCCCGACTTTGAAGCACATCTTATCAAGGATATCACTGGTTGTCGCTTTGACGACTCGGCATTATTGAGGTAACGTACCTACCCTCCTTGGACTTGCCTTTGACTGCGTACCGTTCTGGCACGAGTTAGGATCCCATCAACCACACCCACCTTCCCGAGATCTCGGCGGGGCGGTGTGTTATTAACCTGAGATTATTCGAGCTTGGTTAGTCCTTCCTGCCAAAAGACATTTGGAGAAGGGTATTCGTTAGTGTGAGATGGTGAGTTAAATAATAGTGCCCCTGGTGATGTATCGAGAATTAGTCTTCTGCAAGGCTGAATGCGGATATTTCTCACATTGGGCGATAATCTGCGACAATGAAAGCTTTCTTGAatgtacacacacacacacctACGGAGTGGGAATTGCAGAGAACTTTCGAATGAAGGTTCGCTGGCGCGGGCTGGCGCCTGGTTGTCTGGGACTCCCAGGCAATCGACGTCTGAACAGAGGGCGATCTGCGCAAAGATGAGACACTTGTTGCCACGCATCGCCCACAGGGGAAACAAGTCACCATGTCGGTGATGGTCGGAGCTACCCTTGGACGGTCAGGGGAAAGAAAGCTCTGCGATGTTGGTGGCATCCCAAGGGGTCAATCGCCGACAGGGATTCGTCAAACGCCCCAGGCACAAGGCCTGTTTGTTGACGCAGTGTAGCTATTTAGCGTAAACGTTCTGCAGTCGACATGTGGTTCCTGTATCAGATGCCGAGTGTGTGCGCTGCAGAGTTCTGCAGAGTCCGTCCTGCACTCTGTCGATTTAGTCTCCGCAATCTGGCATTTCGGGCTTGACAGTGCGACCCAGGCCAATGATCGAGGAGCTGTGTCATCGCACAGAAGTGCGGATAAGCGGGACGGACGAAACATGAAGATTAATCCAATCCGCTTCTCAAAAAACATCACAATCCATGTGATGCCAACAAGATTAACGTGCTCAAACA
The DNA window shown above is from Metarhizium brunneum chromosome 1, complete sequence and carries:
- the arp5 gene encoding Actin-like protein arp5; amino-acid sequence: MAPSAIDDPKQPRPDGKAYPPANIFPVKETRFEKYIEPQADGYKKAFEQHKGNAAIVIDNGSSAIRAGWSFESAPRFSIPPIMSKYRDRKLGKTFSFAGSDCYADTTARGHIRGAFEAGTGIVSNWDVMEHVLDYVFLKLGLNESSDGVDVPIVMTEAVANLPYSRKSMTEIIFECYGAPSLAYGIDSLFSYRQNKGNTGLVVSSSYTSTHIIPVYNAKAMLGQAIRLNWGGYHGAEYLLKLIRLKYPAFNAKLNVSQAEHMIRDHFYVSKNYDEEITSYLDWTGLEDRDVVIQYPYTEEVVVQKTEEELARIAERKKESGRRLQQQAAKMRLEKLMKKEQDLEYYKNLQAKLVDETKKEIRRQLDSHEIKDENQLDKIVKELEKSIKKARTKDVGGDPEEDQEQPNFDLLDVPDDQLDEAQIKQKRQQRLMKSNHDARARAKAEKEAEKARVAEEERLDKERRENDLDNWLEEKRQARLRTLQKIKERDRLKADLGNRKSLASQIRMKSIANLASDNPTKKRRRGGDDDDFGANDDDWGVYRQIAVGENSEDEQEEEDLATNLKNLEQELLQYDPDFDYEQTQEAQSDWSKSLLHAFARGPRPFDPASQAQLSQIHLNVERIRVPEIVFRPSIAGVDQAGIIEIAGDMLNQRLSGMPDRDALLKDIFLTGGNTVFQNFDERVREGLRALLPADSELKVRRAQDALLDAWKGAAGWAGTPAWKAATITREEYREKGPEYIKEHDMGNSYA
- the ies6 gene encoding Chromatin-remodeling complex subunit ies6; the encoded protein is MATATPTEAQIQHQQLIEQLDIHSIHKTFRNQHWKPNQRRNKNLKAIVGDASRREASALATPQEGSGNATPARDDGLSTSGTSTPATTNGRDQAPNLAQASRSLSKLVLEKSLKPPGAIASAPTATYTNIESAPSLAHSKHYCDVTGLPAPYIDPKTRMRYHNKEIFALIRSLPQTSAEQFLEARGAHTVLK
- the GOT1 gene encoding Protein transport protein GOT1 — protein: MSTEIGVVFCSGGGLFLIGGVMLFFDRAMLAMGNILFLIGLTIIIGPQKTLLFFARKQKAKGTAAFFAGLTMILMRWTFIGFLVEAYGIVILFGDFLGTIAGFARGIPVVGPYIGMVVDRIGLGRRNAELPV
- the cdc3 gene encoding Profilin, which gives rise to MSWQAYVDTSLVATGHIDKGAIVSAAGDSAWAASTDFQLKPEEMKAISAIVSGDAAAKDKAFAEGLYIAGSRYVMARADGRSIYARQFGFCFCGQGRLGVAIAKTKQAIVVGHHGETGVAGNASSTVEGLADYLIGQGY